The uncultured Mailhella sp. genome segment AGCGTGGGCAACACGTCCGAAGGCGTGCGCATCGAAGTGCAGGGAGAGGAGGCCGCGCTGGAAAATTTCGCCTCTTTTCCGGAGCGCGTGCCGCCGCTTGCCCGCATCGCCTCTCTGGAGCGGCGTGAGGCCGGAGTCGTGGAGAACGAGAGCGAATTTCGCATTCACGAAAGCCTCGACGGCGAGCACCGCGGTCACAGCGTGCTGGTGAGCCCGGACGTCGCTCCCTGCGACGCGTGCCTTGCCGACATGGCCGATCCGGGCAACCGGCGTTTCGGCTATGCCTTCACCAACTGCACGAACTGCGGGCCGCGCTACACCATTACGCGATCCATTCCCTACGACAGGCCGGTGACCAGCATGGCCTGTTTTCCCATGTGCGCGCCGTGCGCCGAAGAATACCACGATCCGGCCGACCGGCGTTTCCACGCCCAGCCCAACGCCTGCCCGGACTGCGGCCCCGTGTTCTGGCTGGACGGCGATCCGGCGCGGCTGCGCGAGGCGGAAAGCGCGCTTTTTGCCCGGGGCGCGGCGCTCGATGACGCGCACGAGGCCCTGCACGCCGAGAGAAAGAAGCGCTACGGCCTGCCGGAGCACGTCGTCATGGGCAACGCCGCCGTGCTTCTTCTGCTGACCGCGCTCAGGCAGGGCAGGATTGCCGCCGTGCGCGGACTCGGCGGCTTTCATCTGGTCTGCGACGCGCGAAACGCCGACGCCGTGGCCGAGCTTCGCCGCCGCAAGGCGCGTCCGCACAAGGCTCTTGCCGTCATGACTGCGGATCTGGACGCGGCAGGGCGCGTGGCCGTGATCGGCGAAGGCGCGGCCAAGCTTCTTTGTTCGCCGCGCCGCCCCATCGTCATCTGCCCCCGGAAAACGGCGGATGAAAGCCGCGACGCGCTGCCCGATCTGCTTGCCCCGGACACGGCGAGCATCGGCCTCATGCTGCCGTCCACGCCGCTGCATCATCTGCTCTTTCATCCCGAATGGGCGGGCGGTCGCCGCGAAGACGCGCTGCCCGCGCTGGTCATGACATCGGGCAATCCGCACGGCGCGCCCCTGTGCCTCGGCAACCGGGAGGCCAAGGCGCGTCTCAGCTCCATGGCGGATCTTTTCCTTTGTCACGACAGGGACATTCTTGTACGCGTGGACGATTCCGTCATGTTTTCCGCGGAGAGCGCTCCCGACCGCCCCGCCGCGCCGAAGCTCATGGTGCGCCGAGCGCGGGGCTTTGTGCCCGAACCCGTGCGTCTGCCCGAGCGCCCTTTTGTCGAGGCAGGAGACTCGGTGTTTGCCGCAGGCGCGGAGCTCAAGCACACCTTCTGTCTTACCCGGGGCCGGGAAGCCTTCGTGAGCCAGCACCTCGGCGACGTGAGCCGCCCGGAGAATTTCGCATTTTTTGAGGAAACGCTGAAACATCTTTTGCGTCTTCTGGAAGTGGAGCCGCGCGTGGTGGTGCGCGATCTGCATCCGGACTATCTTTCGAGCCGCCTTGCCGACGATGTCGCCGCTTCGCGCGGCCTTGAGGAGCTTATGCTCCAGCATCACGTTGCGCACGTGTGCGCCGTCATGGCGGAACACGGTCTGTCTTCTCCCGTGCTCGGGCTTGCGCTGGACGGTTCCGGCCTCGGCGACGACGGCACGATCTGGGGCGGCGAGCTTCTGCTCGTCTCGCCCGGAAGCTGGCAGCGTCTGGGTCGTTTTTCGCCCTTTGCCCT includes the following:
- the hypF gene encoding carbamoyltransferase HypF is translated as MRARHIYTVTGQVQGVGFRPFIYREASQLGLTGSVGNTSEGVRIEVQGEEAALENFASFPERVPPLARIASLERREAGVVENESEFRIHESLDGEHRGHSVLVSPDVAPCDACLADMADPGNRRFGYAFTNCTNCGPRYTITRSIPYDRPVTSMACFPMCAPCAEEYHDPADRRFHAQPNACPDCGPVFWLDGDPARLREAESALFARGAALDDAHEALHAERKKRYGLPEHVVMGNAAVLLLLTALRQGRIAAVRGLGGFHLVCDARNADAVAELRRRKARPHKALAVMTADLDAAGRVAVIGEGAAKLLCSPRRPIVICPRKTADESRDALPDLLAPDTASIGLMLPSTPLHHLLFHPEWAGGRREDALPALVMTSGNPHGAPLCLGNREAKARLSSMADLFLCHDRDILVRVDDSVMFSAESAPDRPAAPKLMVRRARGFVPEPVRLPERPFVEAGDSVFAAGAELKHTFCLTRGREAFVSQHLGDVSRPENFAFFEETLKHLLRLLEVEPRVVVRDLHPDYLSSRLADDVAASRGLEELMLQHHVAHVCAVMAEHGLSSPVLGLALDGSGLGDDGTIWGGELLLVSPGSWQRLGRFSPFALPGGEAAIRSPWRTAQALWRAAGLSGKAPWLAASPERARLAPMIDEMLHHGIRCPLTSSCGRLFDAVSALCGRCFDVTYEGQAAIRLEEAQDRQESGAYELPLRERDGLLEADVVALFVQAARDAAEPGRLARRFHRGLALGLARWARAAADASGVLDVALGGGVFNNRTLLAELPAELRRLGLRPLLPCAMPAGDGSISLGQALWGDWFLGA